In the genome of Streptomyces sp. NBC_01571, the window CCCCGATCACGGCCCGGCGCGGGCTGAACGCCCGCCTCACGTACCTGACGCGCACTGCCCACGCCCGCGCCGCCGCGGCCGCCCTCGGCTTCACCCCCAGCAAGGCGCAGCTGCGGGACTGGCGCGACGGAAGCGTCACGCCGCGCCGCGCGACGCTGGAGAAGATCGAGCAGGTCTACCACGCCACGAGGCGCGAGAACGTCGCCCGCTACCTCCTCGCCCGCCTCAACCAGGACGGCCGCGGGACCCGGGTGGAAATCCACCCGCTCAACCAGTCCCAGGTCACACAGCCGCGCCAGCGCGAGGTCGGCATGCGGCACATGAACGTCCGCAACTGGGACCGCATCGTCACCGCGTGGGCGGCCGGCGCGGAGCAGGAGCTGGACGACGCGTGGGTGGAGCAGGTCATCGACCTCGGCTCACAGTGGGGCCAGTACGAATACGTCACCAACGTCGGCTTCGCAGCCTGATACGGCTCCACGAGCGTCGGCAGCGGACACTTGGGGCCGACGGGCGCGAGGAAGGGCCAGCACGCGCGTGCTGGCCCTTCCTCGCGCCCCGGCCATCGCCGGTGCCCTGGTCAGGGACGAGTGCTGTAGGCGCCAGGGGTAGTTCTGTGCGTGTGTCACTTTTGCGAAACCCTGAGCAGCGAGTGACGGTTTGGCTCACGATATGACCATGGATCAGGACGGCCCCATCTACTTCGATCGACGGCCTGCAGCGTCGGGCGCCCTGTCGTACGCAGACCGCATCACCATCAGGGACACGAGCCAGGTCTCTATCGAGGCCGTCCCGTATTTCATCCTCCACCGGAGCTCCGAGAACGAGCTGTCCATGAAGCTCATCCGGGTGGACAAGCGGTCCGGGGAGAAGTGTGAAATAACGCTGAACGACTCAGACCTTCGACAGCTCAAACAGTGCATAGTGCAGGCCTTGGCGGTGGCTGGGCAGGAGGAGGACGGCCAGTACCTCGTCCTGCGGGCCGACGAGCTGGCGCACACCGTTGAGTCCTCGGACGACGCAGTCCGTGCGGTGGGCGGGGCGCTCGACAGTCACAGGTTCGCGCGCAGAGTGGCCCAGCACGTTAACCCCGAATCGCTGGCATCCGCGTTCTCTGCCGTCGTTCGTATCGGGGAACTACGCGCGGCCATCACTGAGTTGCGCGAAAACTTGGATGACAGCGTGACGCGTGAGGATGTCTACCAGAAATGGTGTGACAAGCACTCCTGGGCGTTCGGCAACGCCTACGTGGCACGCGACAGCTGGAGAACCATCGGGATCGGCGACCAAGTGGATCTGCTCATGAAGTCCACGGCCAGCGGGTTTCGCGACATCTTCGAATTGAAGCGCCCCGACATGGAAGTCCTGAGCTACGACAACACGCACAAAAACTGGTACTGGGCCTCACAGACTTCCAAAGCGATCGGCCAATGCCATAGATACCTTGATACTTTTCATCGGGCGGCAGAACATGGAATTCAGCCCGACCACACAGAAATCATCGCCTACCACCCCCGAGCCGTCGTTGTGATCGGCCGTTCTCACACATGGGACCAACCCAAGATCAAAGCGCTGCACGGCCTGAACAGCAGAATGCATGGCATCACGGTCATGACCTACGACCAGCTGCTGGCACGGTGCTCCGTTCTCCTCGGACAAGTCCACAGCGAGCAGGCGGTAGAAACCCAGGAGTACAGCGAAGACCTTTCCGCCTGATGTGAGACGGTTGTTGGCGCCACGCCGAATGCCTCGGTCGCCCCGCCACCAGCGCATCCGCCCACAGACGCCGGTTCCACGTGTTCAGACAGCTGGATAGGCGACGGTGCGCCGAGCCATGCTGGGGAAGTACCGCACGCATTTGAAGGAGGTGGAGCAGGTGAGCGTTGCCACGGATCACACCGGGCCCTGGAGTATCGCCGATGTCCTGGCGCTGCCCGAGGACCGTACGACCCGCTATGAGCTGCTGGGAGAGTCGCCCGGGCAACAAGACGATGGACCGCAAGTTCAAGCCCCTGCCCCTGGTGATGTCGCCCGCTCCCGGAGTCCGCCACCAGCGGGCGTCCTTCCGGCTGCACGTCATCCTCGACGCCGCGGCCCGCGCGGCCGGCGCCCCTGTGGA includes:
- a CDS encoding transcriptional regulator, producing the protein MPERNIEFGKYGAQGVKGHEAVARQLDSLAGYIATPITARRGLNARLTYLTRTAHARAAAAALGFTPSKAQLRDWRDGSVTPRRATLEKIEQVYHATRRENVARYLLARLNQDGRGTRVEIHPLNQSQVTQPRQREVGMRHMNVRNWDRIVTAWAAGAEQELDDAWVEQVIDLGSQWGQYEYVTNVGFAA
- a CDS encoding Shedu anti-phage system protein SduA domain-containing protein — protein: MDQDGPIYFDRRPAASGALSYADRITIRDTSQVSIEAVPYFILHRSSENELSMKLIRVDKRSGEKCEITLNDSDLRQLKQCIVQALAVAGQEEDGQYLVLRADELAHTVESSDDAVRAVGGALDSHRFARRVAQHVNPESLASAFSAVVRIGELRAAITELRENLDDSVTREDVYQKWCDKHSWAFGNAYVARDSWRTIGIGDQVDLLMKSTASGFRDIFELKRPDMEVLSYDNTHKNWYWASQTSKAIGQCHRYLDTFHRAAEHGIQPDHTEIIAYHPRAVVVIGRSHTWDQPKIKALHGLNSRMHGITVMTYDQLLARCSVLLGQVHSEQAVETQEYSEDLSA